Proteins encoded together in one Streptomyces sp. NA04227 window:
- a CDS encoding helix-turn-helix domain-containing protein: MTSSARPGELGAFLKARRGELSPGTVGLPETGGRRRVSGLRREEVAALASISTDYYTRLEQGRIPASAAVLTTLTRVLHLDDDQRACLFALAGTLSERPLRRAVQQAQPRLRRLLDDLRTTPGIILGRRMDILAWNPLAAALVTDFSRIPERRRNYLRLMFTAPEMRELYADWESVARMCVAQLRRAAARDSGSRRLAALVGELSVQDADFRRWWAADQVAVRDAGTKVLRHPVAGELTLDWDTLAAAGDSDQQLVVWSAEPGSPSHDALRILASWAGAAAAPLSPARSSPPPRRPRPPSPAQSPKHDR; encoded by the coding sequence ATGACCAGCAGCGCACGCCCCGGCGAGCTCGGGGCCTTCCTCAAGGCCCGCCGGGGCGAGCTGAGTCCCGGCACTGTCGGGCTGCCCGAGACCGGGGGCCGCCGCCGGGTCAGCGGACTGCGCCGCGAAGAGGTCGCCGCACTCGCCTCGATCAGTACCGACTACTACACGCGCCTCGAACAGGGGCGCATCCCCGCGTCCGCCGCGGTGTTGACGACGCTCACCCGTGTTCTGCACCTCGACGACGACCAGCGCGCCTGTCTGTTCGCCCTCGCCGGAACGCTCTCGGAGCGGCCCCTCCGGCGTGCCGTACAGCAGGCCCAGCCCCGGCTGCGGCGCCTGCTCGACGACCTGCGCACCACGCCGGGAATCATTCTCGGCCGCCGGATGGACATTCTCGCGTGGAATCCGCTCGCGGCCGCACTGGTCACCGACTTCTCCCGCATTCCGGAAAGGCGCCGGAACTATCTCCGGCTGATGTTCACCGCCCCGGAAATGCGGGAGTTGTATGCCGACTGGGAGAGCGTCGCGCGTATGTGTGTGGCGCAGTTGCGCAGGGCGGCCGCGCGTGATTCCGGCAGTCGGCGGCTTGCCGCTCTGGTCGGTGAACTCTCGGTCCAGGACGCGGATTTCCGCCGTTGGTGGGCCGCCGATCAGGTCGCGGTGCGCGACGCCGGTACGAAGGTGCTCAGGCACCCGGTCGCCGGTGAGCTGACCCTCGACTGGGACACCCTCGCCGCCGCGGGCGACAGCGACCAGCAACTGGTCGTGTGGTCGGCCGAACCGGGCTCCCCCTCGCACGACGCCCTGCGCATCCTCGCCTCCTGGGCGGGCGCGGCGGCCGCCCCGCTCTCACCCGCGCGCTCGTCCCCGCCCCCACGTCGGCCCCGTCCGCCCTCACCCGCCCAGTCACCCAAACATGACCGGTAG
- a CDS encoding DUF4232 domain-containing protein, with product MNAPVRKNHPMPESPKGARNSKSPGNRRGWRSYALGATAIAALLSSTACESDTEGTADSKPSDRPTASSSAKPGGTDSAKPGGGSGESDGKDSGSGSTGGSGKGGNGEGGDSAGSENGANAPCTTEQLAVSATKEPADSKEARHLLLTVQNAGDKKCDLFHYPHVQLGANAQSTVPVIKDSSPDPGEPVTLAPGDEAHAALLVSGGGRDEYEAKSISLTLHGSKSGTKAGSPVDVPMPVDTLYADDGQLVTYWTTASGMALDFIMSK from the coding sequence ATGAACGCACCCGTCCGCAAGAACCACCCAATGCCCGAGAGCCCGAAGGGCGCCAGGAATTCCAAGAGCCCCGGGAATCGCAGGGGTTGGAGGTCCTACGCACTCGGGGCCACCGCGATCGCGGCGCTGCTCTCGTCGACGGCGTGCGAGTCGGACACCGAGGGGACGGCCGACTCCAAGCCGTCGGACCGGCCGACCGCGTCGAGTTCGGCGAAGCCGGGTGGGACGGATTCCGCGAAGCCGGGCGGTGGTTCGGGCGAGAGCGACGGCAAGGACAGCGGCAGCGGAAGCACCGGTGGCTCCGGAAAGGGCGGCAACGGGGAGGGCGGCGACAGCGCGGGCAGCGAGAACGGCGCCAACGCCCCTTGTACCACCGAGCAGTTGGCGGTTTCCGCCACGAAGGAGCCCGCGGACAGCAAGGAGGCCAGGCACCTTCTCCTCACCGTCCAGAACGCGGGCGACAAGAAGTGCGACCTGTTCCACTACCCGCACGTACAGCTCGGTGCCAATGCCCAGAGCACGGTTCCCGTGATCAAGGACAGTTCCCCGGACCCGGGTGAGCCGGTCACCCTCGCCCCGGGCGACGAGGCGCACGCCGCGCTGCTCGTGAGCGGCGGCGGCAGGGACGAGTACGAGGCAAAGAGCATCAGCCTCACCCTGCACGGCAGCAAGTCCGGTACCAAGGCGGGCAGTCCGGTCGATGTCCCCATGCCCGTCGACACGCTGTACGCGGACGACGGCCAGCTCGTCACGTACTGGACGACCGCTTCCGGCATGGCCCTCGACTTCATCATGTCGAAGTGA
- a CDS encoding NAD(P)-dependent oxidoreductase, with protein sequence MQHSETETESQTGIEAGTGSVTVLGLGPMGRALASAFLDAGLRTTVWNRTPGRDRELVARGARGAASAAEAVTASELTVVCVVNYGAVEGILRDGPVADALKGRTVVNLSSGAPEGARGTADWAAAHGIRFLDGAIMTPTTTIGTPAGVFLYAGPEDLYREHRPVLDALNGTHTHLGEEIGRAAAYDIALLDIFWTASAGFAHALAVARAEGITGRELTPYAQGIAAILPPIFEGWAANLDDGDFSGEDNPLTSAVSSMAHIAETSEAHGIDASLMRAVEAGARRTVELGHGTDGFHRIAEVLGRD encoded by the coding sequence ATGCAGCACTCCGAAACCGAAACCGAATCCCAGACCGGGATCGAGGCCGGGACCGGGAGCGTGACCGTCCTCGGGCTCGGTCCGATGGGCCGTGCGCTGGCCTCCGCGTTCCTCGATGCCGGGCTGCGGACCACGGTGTGGAACCGGACGCCGGGACGCGACCGGGAACTGGTCGCACGCGGCGCGAGGGGCGCGGCATCGGCGGCGGAGGCGGTCACCGCGAGCGAACTGACCGTGGTCTGCGTCGTCAACTACGGTGCGGTGGAAGGCATTCTGCGAGACGGCCCGGTCGCCGACGCCCTCAAGGGCCGTACGGTCGTCAACCTCTCCTCCGGCGCCCCGGAGGGGGCACGGGGTACGGCGGACTGGGCGGCCGCACACGGCATCCGCTTCCTGGACGGCGCGATCATGACGCCGACGACCACGATCGGCACACCCGCCGGGGTGTTCCTCTACGCGGGCCCGGAGGACCTCTACCGGGAGCACCGGCCGGTACTGGACGCCCTGAACGGCACCCACACCCACCTCGGCGAGGAGATCGGCCGGGCTGCCGCGTACGACATCGCGCTGCTCGACATCTTCTGGACCGCCTCGGCGGGCTTCGCACACGCCCTGGCGGTGGCGCGCGCGGAGGGCATCACCGGACGCGAGCTGACCCCCTATGCCCAGGGCATCGCCGCGATCCTGCCGCCGATCTTCGAGGGCTGGGCCGCGAACCTGGACGACGGCGACTTCTCCGGCGAGGACAATCCGCTGACCTCGGCCGTCTCGTCCATGGCCCACATCGCGGAAACCTCCGAGGCCCACGGCATCGACGCGAGTCTCATGCGCGCGGTCGAAGCCGGCGCCCGCCGCACCGTCGAGCTCGGCCACGGTACGGACGGGTTCCACCGGATCGCGGAGGTCCTGGGCAGGGACTGA
- a CDS encoding NAD(P)-dependent oxidoreductase produces the protein MRVFVAGGTGVLGRRLVPQLVAGGHRVTATTTSEAKLGLLRELGADGVVMDGLDAMSVGEAVAAARPEVIVHQMTAISPVHAGKPDLKHPDRWFATTIRLRTEGTDHLLAAAEATGVPHVVAQSYGSWNGIRQGGWVKTEEDPLDAETGTAAQPGADAIRHVEDSVLEFGGAVLRYGGLYGPGATDDQVELVRKRQFPLVGDAAGYSSWIHLDDAARATLLAVEQRATGVFNIVDDEPAPAAEWLPHLARCAGAKPPRRVPVWLARLLAGEMAVKMMTEGRGFSNAKAKRELGWELRYPSWREGFRRSLA, from the coding sequence ATGCGGGTGTTCGTGGCAGGTGGGACCGGAGTTCTGGGGCGGCGTCTGGTGCCGCAACTCGTCGCCGGAGGCCATCGGGTGACGGCTACGACGACGAGCGAGGCCAAGCTGGGCCTGCTGAGGGAACTGGGCGCGGACGGCGTCGTCATGGACGGGCTCGACGCGATGTCGGTGGGCGAGGCGGTGGCCGCGGCCCGGCCGGAGGTGATCGTGCACCAGATGACCGCGATCTCCCCGGTCCACGCGGGCAAGCCGGATCTCAAGCATCCGGACCGCTGGTTCGCCACCACCATCCGGCTGCGCACCGAGGGCACCGACCATCTGCTCGCCGCCGCCGAGGCGACCGGCGTCCCCCATGTCGTCGCGCAGAGCTACGGTTCCTGGAACGGCATCCGCCAGGGCGGCTGGGTGAAGACCGAGGAGGACCCGTTGGACGCCGAGACGGGCACGGCGGCGCAACCGGGCGCCGACGCGATCCGCCACGTCGAGGACTCGGTCCTCGAGTTCGGCGGCGCGGTCCTGCGTTACGGCGGGCTCTACGGACCCGGCGCCACCGACGACCAGGTCGAGCTGGTGCGCAAGCGGCAGTTCCCGCTGGTGGGGGACGCCGCCGGGTACAGCTCGTGGATCCACTTGGACGACGCGGCGCGCGCCACCCTGCTCGCCGTGGAGCAGCGCGCGACGGGCGTGTTCAACATCGTCGACGACGAACCGGCCCCGGCCGCCGAGTGGTTGCCCCATCTGGCCCGGTGCGCGGGCGCGAAGCCGCCGCGGCGGGTCCCGGTGTGGCTGGCGCGGCTGCTGGCCGGGGAGATGGCGGTGAAGATGATGACCGAGGGGCGCGGCTTCTCCAACGCCAAGGCCAAGCGGGAACTCGGCTGGGAACTGCGCTACCCGTCCTGGCGGGAGGGCTTCCGCAGGAGCCTCGCGTGA
- the rox gene encoding rifampin monooxygenase produces MTDVIVVGGGPTGLMLAAELRLAGVRTVVLERLTEPSGESRGRGLHVRSVEVMDQRGLLDRFHEVGERFSVGGLFATLVTSWPEGMDTAHPYGLAMPQVVTERVLTEHALELGTELRRGCELVGLSQDEEGVSVELADGSRLRARYLVGCDGGRSTVRKLLGVGFPGEPARFETMLADVEVTATPETLAAVTAEVNKLHPRFGFFPVADGVYRLIAPAAEVAGERAVTPTLEEFKARLRELAGTDFGAHSPRWLSRFGDASRQAERYRVGRVLLAGDAAHIHLPAGGQGLNLGVQDAFNLGWKLAAEVNGWAPQGLLDSYHEERHPVGTKVLANTRAQSALMEDDARARALRELFAELLEFDDVNRYLTGLVTAVDVRYDFGEGHPLLGRRLRDVRLKRGRLYELTHGGRGLLLDQTGRLSTAGWSDRVDHVVDVSDELDELNAPAVLLRPDGHVAWVGEEQGELERELGRWFGTAGG; encoded by the coding sequence TTGACCGATGTGATCGTTGTGGGTGGCGGGCCGACCGGGCTGATGCTGGCCGCGGAGTTGCGGCTGGCCGGGGTGCGGACGGTCGTGCTGGAGAGGCTGACCGAGCCGAGCGGGGAGTCGCGCGGGCGCGGTCTGCACGTACGCAGTGTCGAGGTGATGGACCAGCGCGGACTGCTCGACCGGTTCCACGAGGTCGGTGAGCGGTTCTCGGTCGGCGGTCTGTTCGCCACGCTCGTGACGTCGTGGCCGGAGGGGATGGACACCGCCCACCCGTACGGTCTCGCGATGCCGCAGGTGGTCACCGAGCGGGTCCTCACCGAGCACGCGCTCGAACTCGGCACCGAACTCCGGCGCGGCTGCGAGCTGGTGGGGCTGAGCCAGGACGAGGAGGGCGTGAGCGTCGAACTCGCCGACGGCTCGCGGCTGCGCGCGCGGTACCTGGTCGGCTGTGACGGCGGCCGCAGCACCGTGCGCAAGCTGCTCGGCGTCGGATTCCCCGGTGAACCCGCCCGGTTCGAGACGATGTTGGCCGATGTGGAGGTGACCGCGACCCCGGAAACACTGGCCGCCGTCACGGCCGAGGTCAACAAGCTCCACCCTCGGTTCGGCTTCTTCCCCGTGGCGGACGGCGTGTACCGACTCATCGCGCCCGCCGCGGAGGTGGCCGGGGAACGTGCGGTCACGCCCACCCTGGAGGAGTTCAAGGCCCGGCTGCGGGAACTGGCCGGAACCGACTTCGGCGCGCACTCGCCGCGCTGGCTGTCCCGGTTCGGCGACGCCAGCAGGCAGGCCGAGCGCTACCGGGTCGGCCGGGTGCTGCTGGCGGGCGACGCGGCGCACATCCACCTCCCCGCGGGCGGTCAGGGACTCAACCTCGGCGTCCAGGATGCCTTCAACCTCGGCTGGAAACTCGCCGCCGAGGTCAACGGGTGGGCCCCGCAAGGCCTGTTGGACAGCTATCACGAGGAACGGCACCCGGTGGGCACCAAGGTGCTCGCCAACACCCGCGCCCAGTCCGCCCTCATGGAAGACGACGCACGTGCCCGGGCGCTGCGCGAACTCTTCGCGGAACTCCTGGAGTTCGACGACGTGAACCGCTACCTGACCGGCCTGGTCACCGCGGTCGACGTCCGCTACGACTTCGGCGAGGGCCACCCCCTCCTCGGCCGCCGGCTGCGGGACGTACGGCTCAAGCGCGGGCGCCTCTACGAGCTGACGCACGGCGGCCGCGGACTGCTGCTCGACCAGACCGGACGCCTCTCGACGGCGGGCTGGTCGGACCGGGTGGACCACGTCGTCGACGTAAGCGACGAACTCGATGAACTGAACGCCCCCGCGGTACTGCTGCGTCCGGACGGACATGTGGCGTGGGTGGGAGAAGAACAGGGAGAGCTGGAACGGGAGTTGGGGCGGTGGTTCGGGACGGCCGGAGGGTGA
- a CDS encoding RNA polymerase sigma-70 factor — protein MNRAEEFEELRPLLFSIAYRILGSVSEAEDAVQESWLRLEASPTRPVSTKSFLAAVVTRVSIDVLRSARLRREQYVGPWFPEPLLTDPYEDPERSAELADSLSMAALLLLERLSPLERAVFVLREVFGFGFPEIASAVGRSEAACRQLAVRARRHMEAGRPRFEADRQEREALAERFFGAFREGDVASLRELLAADVHMVGDGGGKAPQWARGIHGAEHVARVLATTFPQLLAVGVTMAPVRVNGQPGAVLRDRDGRVINALVLEVLDGRIQTIRSVINPEKLGHMGPVADAWAVRREVFASLHRG, from the coding sequence GTGAACCGGGCCGAGGAGTTCGAGGAGCTGCGGCCGCTGCTGTTCTCGATCGCCTACCGGATCCTCGGCAGCGTGAGCGAGGCCGAGGACGCGGTCCAGGAGAGCTGGCTGCGCCTGGAGGCCTCACCGACCCGGCCGGTGTCGACCAAGTCCTTCCTCGCGGCCGTGGTCACCCGCGTCTCGATCGACGTCCTGCGCTCGGCCCGTCTGAGACGGGAGCAGTACGTCGGTCCGTGGTTCCCCGAGCCGCTGCTGACCGACCCGTACGAGGACCCGGAGCGCTCGGCGGAGCTGGCGGACTCGCTGTCGATGGCGGCGTTGCTGCTGCTCGAGCGGCTGTCCCCGCTGGAGCGCGCGGTCTTCGTCCTGCGCGAGGTGTTCGGCTTCGGCTTCCCCGAGATCGCCTCGGCGGTGGGGCGGTCGGAGGCGGCGTGCCGTCAGCTCGCGGTACGGGCCCGTCGGCACATGGAGGCCGGGAGGCCCCGGTTCGAGGCCGACCGGCAGGAGCGCGAGGCACTGGCCGAACGGTTCTTCGGCGCCTTCCGGGAAGGGGACGTCGCGTCACTGCGGGAACTGCTCGCGGCCGATGTGCACATGGTCGGCGACGGCGGTGGCAAGGCCCCGCAGTGGGCCCGGGGCATCCACGGCGCCGAGCACGTGGCCCGGGTGCTCGCCACCACCTTCCCGCAACTCCTCGCGGTCGGCGTCACGATGGCCCCTGTCCGGGTCAACGGCCAGCCGGGCGCGGTCCTCCGCGACCGGGACGGCAGGGTCATCAACGCCCTCGTCCTGGAGGTGCTCGACGGACGGATCCAGACCATCCGGTCGGTGATCAACCCCGAAAAGCTCGGGCACATGGGCCCGGTCGCGGACGCCTGGGCCGTCCGGCGCGAGGTGTTCGCGTCCCTGCACAGGGGCTGA
- a CDS encoding RNA polymerase sigma-70 factor produces the protein MAPRLTEGELPGDPFVAHRALLFTVAYEMLGSAADAEDVVQESWLRWADADRTQVRDPRAYLVRIVTRQALNRLRTVARRREDYVGEWLPEPLLTSPDVAEDVELAESVSIAMLTVLETLGPAERAVFVLREVFEMPYPEIAEALGKTQAAVRQIARRAREHVAARRPRMRVTPSEQQAVVERFLAALRTGRLDELMEMMSPDVVLIADGGGLAAASLVPLHGTDSVVPLLARAHQVVTDFRTAAVWLNGEPAARMEFDGEPSTVSLELENGRIARIYVVRNPQKLTRLDEPAVLVR, from the coding sequence ATGGCGCCACGCCTGACGGAAGGGGAACTCCCCGGCGACCCGTTCGTCGCCCATCGCGCACTGCTCTTCACGGTCGCGTACGAGATGCTCGGCTCGGCGGCCGACGCGGAGGACGTGGTGCAGGAGTCCTGGCTGCGGTGGGCCGATGCCGACCGCACGCAGGTGCGGGACCCGCGCGCGTACCTCGTACGGATCGTCACGCGCCAAGCGCTCAACCGCCTGCGGACGGTGGCCCGCCGCCGCGAGGACTACGTGGGCGAATGGCTGCCGGAACCGCTGCTGACCAGCCCCGACGTCGCCGAGGACGTAGAGCTCGCGGAGAGCGTCTCGATCGCGATGCTGACCGTCCTGGAGACCCTCGGCCCCGCGGAGCGCGCGGTGTTCGTCCTCCGTGAGGTCTTCGAGATGCCGTACCCGGAGATCGCCGAGGCCCTCGGCAAGACCCAGGCGGCGGTACGGCAGATCGCGCGCCGGGCCCGCGAGCACGTGGCCGCCCGACGGCCGCGGATGCGGGTGACACCTTCCGAACAACAGGCCGTGGTGGAACGGTTCCTGGCCGCCCTGCGGACCGGACGGCTGGACGAGCTGATGGAGATGATGTCGCCGGACGTCGTCCTCATCGCCGACGGGGGCGGCCTCGCCGCCGCCTCCCTGGTCCCCCTGCACGGCACCGACTCGGTCGTACCGCTGCTCGCCCGCGCACACCAAGTGGTCACCGATTTCCGTACGGCAGCCGTCTGGCTCAACGGCGAACCCGCGGCCCGCATGGAATTCGACGGCGAACCCAGCACTGTCAGCCTGGAGTTGGAGAACGGCCGCATCGCCCGCATCTACGTGGTGAGGAACCCGCAGAAGCTGACTCGGCTGGATGAACCGGCGGTGTTGGTGCGGTAG
- a CDS encoding SDR family oxidoreductase encodes MSRIDRVLVVGATGRTGQRVVASAVAHGLTPVALARNASHARRTLPGTEVVVGDLTLPDTLTAAVRDIDAVIFVHGSDDDSRPDSFERIDYGGVLNVLRALGDRRPRIVLQTSVLVTRRDHAFNHGGNALDWKRRSERLVRLSGAPYTIVRPGWLDGGQGPAPQLRVEQGDSGEDFVSRAALGPLLVEALLDDAALGKTFELFSAPGLATTDFTTLFREAKPDEPGALDGIADTANLPLNTEPPHVQEELAELRPS; translated from the coding sequence ATGTCCCGCATCGACCGGGTACTCGTCGTCGGCGCCACCGGCCGCACGGGACAGCGCGTGGTCGCCTCGGCGGTCGCGCACGGCCTCACGCCGGTGGCACTCGCCCGCAACGCGTCCCATGCGCGCAGAACGCTGCCCGGGACCGAGGTCGTGGTCGGTGATCTCACGCTGCCGGACACGCTCACGGCCGCCGTCCGGGACATCGACGCGGTGATCTTCGTCCATGGCTCCGACGACGACTCCCGCCCCGACTCGTTCGAGCGGATCGACTACGGCGGTGTCCTCAACGTCCTGCGTGCGCTGGGCGATCGGCGCCCCCGGATCGTGCTCCAGACCTCGGTCCTCGTGACCCGGCGCGACCACGCGTTCAACCACGGCGGAAACGCCCTGGACTGGAAGCGCAGGTCGGAGCGGCTGGTCCGGCTGAGCGGAGCCCCGTACACGATCGTGCGCCCCGGATGGCTCGACGGCGGCCAGGGCCCCGCGCCCCAACTGCGCGTAGAACAGGGCGACTCGGGCGAGGACTTCGTCAGCCGTGCGGCGCTCGGCCCGCTCCTGGTGGAGGCGCTGCTCGACGACGCCGCGCTCGGCAAGACCTTCGAGCTGTTCTCCGCGCCCGGCCTCGCGACCACCGACTTCACCACCCTGTTCAGGGAGGCCAAGCCCGACGAACCCGGCGCACTCGACGGCATCGCCGACACCGCCAACCTGCCCCTGAACACCGAACCTCCCCACGTCCAGGAGGAGTTGGCGGAACTCCGCCCCTCCTGA
- a CDS encoding helix-turn-helix domain-containing protein — MTRSRAQDMDVCGVTAAVAVIDGKWKTGLLWRLEDGPQRPGELRRRMPGLSEKVLTQALREMESDGLVHREVHDVLPLKTEYSLTDFGRELADALGPVADWGHRRMERMAEERQSVS; from the coding sequence GTGACACGCAGTCGTGCTCAGGACATGGACGTCTGTGGAGTGACCGCCGCGGTCGCCGTGATCGACGGCAAGTGGAAGACCGGTCTGCTCTGGCGGCTGGAGGACGGTCCGCAGCGTCCCGGTGAACTGCGTCGGCGGATGCCGGGCCTCAGCGAGAAGGTGCTCACCCAGGCACTCCGCGAGATGGAGTCCGATGGACTCGTGCACCGGGAGGTGCACGATGTGCTGCCGCTGAAGACCGAGTACTCACTGACCGACTTCGGCCGTGAACTCGCCGACGCATTGGGCCCGGTGGCGGACTGGGGGCACCGCCGCATGGAGCGGATGGCGGAGGAGCGGCAGTCGGTCTCCTGA
- a CDS encoding helix-turn-helix domain-containing protein, producing MSSGTGGDPKELGTFLKARRAALDPRRAGLPDTGTPRRVAGLRREEVALLASISTDYYTRVEQGRMQASVPVLESIVRALRLTADQRTYLFHLAGRSPDERHTYPERTVAPHTRKLLDQLPGSPAVVLSDTMDVLAWNRLAAALLTDFGQVPEENRNYVWLLFNDPVLRSRYDDWPTGAHDCVAYLRMHSARRPDEPRLHDLLARMADHADFQRWWHGHEVATQGTGSKIFHHPEVGTLALDWDTLASPGVPDQHVVIWTARPGSPSEEGLRRLAAADTAPAAAPRDA from the coding sequence ATGAGCAGTGGTACGGGTGGCGACCCGAAGGAACTGGGCACCTTCCTCAAGGCCCGCAGGGCCGCGCTGGATCCCCGGCGGGCGGGGCTGCCCGACACGGGTACCCCGCGGCGGGTGGCGGGTCTGCGCCGCGAGGAGGTCGCGCTGCTCGCGTCGATCAGTACGGACTACTACACGCGGGTCGAGCAGGGGCGGATGCAGGCTTCCGTGCCCGTCCTGGAGTCGATCGTCCGGGCGCTGCGGCTCACCGCCGACCAGCGCACGTACCTCTTCCACCTGGCCGGGCGGTCGCCGGACGAGCGGCACACGTACCCGGAGCGGACCGTCGCCCCGCACACCCGCAAACTCCTCGACCAGCTGCCCGGATCCCCGGCGGTCGTGCTGTCCGACACCATGGACGTCCTGGCCTGGAACCGTCTGGCCGCGGCCCTGCTCACCGACTTCGGCCAAGTCCCGGAGGAGAACCGGAACTACGTCTGGCTGCTGTTCAACGACCCTGTGCTGCGCAGCCGTTACGACGACTGGCCGACCGGCGCCCACGACTGCGTGGCATACCTGCGCATGCACTCCGCACGCCGCCCGGACGAACCGCGGCTGCACGACCTGCTGGCCCGGATGGCCGACCACGCCGACTTCCAGCGCTGGTGGCACGGGCACGAGGTCGCCACCCAGGGCACCGGCAGCAAGATCTTCCACCACCCGGAGGTCGGGACCCTCGCCCTGGACTGGGACACCCTGGCCAGCCCCGGCGTCCCCGACCAGCACGTCGTCATCTGGACCGCCCGGCCCGGCAGCCCCTCGGAGGAAGGTCTGCGGCGGCTCGCGGCGGCGGACACGGCCCCGGCGGCCGCGCCCCGGGACGCGTAG
- a CDS encoding DinB family protein — protein MIDEFAKDNLHGRLRRDREALLWKLDGLSEYDVRRPLTATGTNLLGLVKHVATVEARYFGEVFDRPSPEPLPRWQDSDGSDQWAAEDETREQIIGFYRRTWEHSDATINELPLDAPGHVPWWREPCPNTNLFAVMTHVLGECNRHAGHADILREGLDGRTGVRPEHEQRIDEEARAAHRAKIEQAARSAAPIKA, from the coding sequence ATGATCGATGAGTTCGCGAAGGACAACCTGCACGGGAGACTGCGGCGGGACCGCGAGGCGCTGCTCTGGAAACTCGACGGCTTGTCCGAATACGACGTCCGTCGGCCTCTGACAGCGACCGGGACCAACCTCCTCGGCCTGGTCAAACACGTGGCCACCGTCGAGGCCAGGTACTTCGGCGAGGTCTTCGACCGCCCTTCCCCGGAACCGCTGCCCCGGTGGCAGGACTCCGACGGCAGCGATCAGTGGGCGGCCGAGGACGAGACCCGCGAGCAGATCATCGGGTTCTACCGGCGTACGTGGGAACACTCGGACGCGACGATCAACGAGCTTCCCCTCGACGCCCCCGGCCACGTGCCGTGGTGGCGGGAGCCTTGTCCGAACACGAACCTGTTCGCCGTCATGACCCATGTCCTCGGCGAGTGCAACCGGCATGCCGGGCACGCCGACATCCTGCGCGAGGGCCTCGACGGCCGGACCGGGGTGCGCCCCGAACACGAGCAGCGGATCGACGAGGAAGCCCGTGCGGCCCACCGCGCGAAGATCGAGCAGGCCGCCAGGTCGGCCGCACCGATCAAGGCTTGA
- a CDS encoding MFS transporter — protein sequence MSPTTAHPVDREALPTQSPLIGWLAVVSVMLGIFAIVTTEILPIGLLTSIGSSFTVSDGVAGLMMTMPGLLAAVSAPLVTVATARIDRRLMLCVFMLLLGLANFVAAAAPDYWLLLASRVMVGITIGGFWSIGAGLAERLVPPASVGKATAVIFSAVPLGSVLGVPAGTLLGDLAGWRTAFAVMGALTVGVLILLLLVLPPLPPVQATRLSDLRGTFRSSNTRFALLLTFLIVLAHFGTYTYVTPFLEQVTHAGDGLITTFLLLYGAAGLLGNFLGGARVAQHPRTVFGLAAGLIAAATLLLPTVGRYEAGAVALLIVWGVGYGAVPVASQTWFSKAAPSAPEAASVLFTASFQATISIGALLGGMVLDRTSPSAVMVLGGCTAVFMALAVGTHFARRLTWPGSADAPE from the coding sequence ATGTCCCCCACCACTGCCCACCCGGTCGACCGCGAAGCTCTGCCGACCCAATCGCCGCTGATCGGCTGGCTGGCCGTGGTCTCGGTGATGCTGGGAATCTTCGCCATCGTCACCACTGAGATCCTGCCTATCGGCCTGCTGACCTCGATCGGCTCCAGTTTCACCGTCTCGGACGGTGTGGCCGGGCTGATGATGACCATGCCGGGTCTTCTCGCGGCGGTCTCCGCTCCTCTGGTCACCGTGGCCACGGCACGTATCGACCGTCGCCTGATGCTGTGCGTCTTCATGCTCCTGCTGGGCCTGGCGAATTTCGTCGCTGCCGCGGCACCCGACTACTGGCTCCTGCTGGCCTCCAGGGTCATGGTGGGGATCACGATCGGTGGGTTCTGGTCGATAGGCGCCGGCCTGGCCGAACGGTTGGTGCCGCCGGCCTCGGTCGGCAAGGCGACCGCCGTGATCTTCTCCGCTGTCCCGTTGGGATCCGTCCTCGGGGTACCGGCCGGCACCCTCCTCGGAGATCTCGCGGGGTGGCGTACGGCATTCGCGGTCATGGGTGCGCTGACGGTCGGAGTGCTGATCTTGCTGCTCCTGGTCCTGCCCCCGCTGCCTCCGGTCCAGGCCACCCGGCTGAGCGATCTCAGGGGCACGTTCCGCAGTAGCAACACCCGCTTCGCGCTCCTGCTGACGTTCCTGATCGTGCTCGCCCACTTCGGGACGTACACCTATGTGACGCCGTTCCTGGAACAGGTCACCCATGCCGGCGACGGCCTGATCACCACGTTCCTGTTGCTCTACGGCGCTGCCGGTCTCCTCGGCAACTTTCTCGGGGGTGCTCGGGTGGCACAGCATCCGCGGACCGTGTTCGGACTCGCGGCCGGGCTCATCGCGGCGGCGACTCTTCTGCTCCCCACAGTGGGCCGCTACGAGGCCGGTGCTGTTGCCCTCCTGATCGTGTGGGGCGTCGGCTACGGCGCGGTGCCGGTCGCCTCGCAGACCTGGTTCTCCAAGGCGGCGCCGTCCGCCCCCGAAGCGGCATCGGTTCTGTTCACGGCTTCCTTCCAGGCCACGATCTCCATCGGCGCGCTGCTGGGGGGAATGGTCCTGGACCGCACCTCTCCCTCCGCGGTCATGGTGCTCGGCGGCTGCACCGCGGTATTCATGGCCCTGGCAGTGGGAACCCACTTCGCCAGGCGTCTCACCTGGCCGGGAAGCGCGGACGCGCCCGAGTAG